From Streptomyces sp. HUAS MG91, the proteins below share one genomic window:
- a CDS encoding VOC family protein encodes MTLNWEQVIVHSADPEALGRWWAEALGWVVVYEGDGEFEIRPEPDRTPGIDFVRADEVTRHKGRLHLDFRPDDQAAEVARLEALGARRVDIGQGEQPWVVLADPEGNEFCVLAQRKQ; translated from the coding sequence ATGACCTTGAACTGGGAACAGGTGATCGTGCACTCCGCGGACCCGGAGGCGCTCGGCCGGTGGTGGGCCGAGGCGCTCGGCTGGGTCGTGGTGTACGAGGGCGACGGCGAGTTCGAGATCCGGCCGGAGCCGGACCGGACGCCGGGGATCGACTTCGTGCGCGCCGACGAGGTCACGCGCCACAAGGGACGGCTGCACCTCGACTTCCGGCCCGACGACCAGGCCGCCGAGGTGGCCCGGCTGGAGGCGCTCGGCGCGCGGCGCGTCGACATCGGCCAGGGCGAGCAGCCCTGGGTGGTGCTGGCGGACCCCGAGGGCAACGAGTTCTGCGTGCTCGCCCAGCGCAAGCAGTAG
- a CDS encoding AAA family ATPase: MAVEERTTLHGRAVEQAALDALLEAAAAGRSGVLVVRGEPGIGKTALLEYARDRARGTHGTAVVTTTGIETEAEIPFASLHLLLHPVLDRVDSLPAPQAAALRAAFGTGPGSSDDQLMVGLAVLSLLSELAADAPLLCLVDDAHWLDHASARALLFAARRLQAEGIALVLGARTGFDPSGLPELRLTGLDPDSSARLLADRSPRLGPPLRRRIMEESAGNPLALLELARTDGDAHGPEPLALPHRIQQAYGARIAELSAGARTALLVAAAEDDGDLDAILRAAARLGAGPGALGEAERAGLVRVDAGRVRFVHPLMRGAVFRADSYEARPAAHRALADVLREQPDRRAWHLAAAATGPDEEVAAALERAADRALARHGHAGTAAALERSAALTGDPALRARRLAAAAQAAADAGLTPRAKSLAEAAGRDTADPRTRARLQALRARTAFADGDPGTAHDLLLGAADTMAGTAGESPGEARVAAGMMLVDAARNAWQLGDTARLRAAADRLATLRPRPEDGLGPAVAAVTGAAVFLEAGPALALPALRTLVADGRRNRSGAPALRVNAAFVAGLVGDFDAGREISAAVAADCRARGDLGWLPLAHLTLAASELYLGRFRDAEATAVEGLRAAADTGQPHRAGYLQGMLAWILAVRGDQAGSAELAARCHDHFDATGIANSLAWAEWALALADLGQGRFAEALDRLDAAQAGPVRRQIQSVYFAPDRVEAAARLARPADEPLAAFTEWADASGLAWADAVLHRCRALVEPDWATAHALFSRAVRRHAESGRPWEAARTRLLFGERLRRERHKTEARLQLAAALDTFERLGAVPWADRARAELRAAGATAPLPDRATDTLARLSPQELQIVRLAATGMTNREIAAQLFLSPKTVSYHLYRAFPKLNVSSRAQLAGLGLTD; the protein is encoded by the coding sequence ATGGCAGTTGAGGAACGTACGACGCTGCACGGGCGCGCGGTGGAACAGGCGGCGCTCGACGCGCTGCTCGAGGCCGCGGCCGCCGGCCGCAGCGGGGTCCTCGTCGTCCGGGGCGAGCCCGGCATCGGCAAGACCGCGCTCCTGGAGTACGCCAGGGACCGGGCGCGCGGCACCCACGGCACGGCCGTCGTCACGACCACCGGCATCGAGACCGAGGCCGAGATCCCGTTCGCCTCGCTCCACCTGCTGCTGCACCCCGTGCTCGACCGCGTCGACTCCCTGCCCGCCCCGCAGGCGGCCGCCCTGAGGGCGGCGTTCGGCACCGGCCCCGGCAGCAGCGACGACCAGCTCATGGTCGGCCTGGCCGTGCTGTCCCTGCTGTCGGAACTCGCCGCCGACGCGCCCCTGCTCTGCCTGGTCGACGACGCGCACTGGCTCGACCACGCCTCCGCCCGCGCGCTGCTGTTCGCCGCCCGCCGTCTCCAGGCCGAGGGGATCGCCCTGGTCCTCGGCGCCCGCACCGGCTTCGACCCGTCCGGCCTGCCCGAACTGCGGCTGACCGGCCTCGACCCCGACAGCAGTGCCCGGCTCCTCGCGGACCGCTCACCGCGGCTCGGCCCGCCGCTGCGCCGCCGGATCATGGAGGAGAGCGCGGGCAACCCCCTCGCCCTGCTGGAACTGGCCCGCACCGACGGCGACGCCCACGGCCCCGAGCCGCTGGCGCTGCCGCACCGCATCCAGCAGGCGTACGGCGCCCGGATCGCGGAGCTGTCCGCCGGGGCCCGTACGGCCCTGCTGGTCGCGGCCGCCGAGGACGACGGCGACCTCGACGCGATCCTGCGCGCCGCCGCTCGACTGGGTGCCGGACCGGGCGCGTTGGGCGAGGCCGAGCGGGCCGGTCTGGTCCGGGTCGACGCCGGGCGGGTGCGGTTCGTCCACCCGCTGATGCGCGGCGCCGTCTTCCGCGCCGACTCCTACGAGGCCCGGCCGGCCGCCCACCGCGCACTCGCCGACGTGCTGCGGGAGCAGCCGGACCGGCGGGCCTGGCACCTGGCCGCCGCCGCGACCGGCCCCGACGAGGAGGTGGCCGCCGCCCTGGAGCGGGCCGCCGACCGGGCCCTGGCGCGCCACGGCCACGCGGGCACCGCGGCCGCCCTGGAACGCTCCGCCGCGCTGACCGGTGACCCGGCCCTGCGTGCGCGCCGGCTCGCCGCGGCGGCCCAGGCCGCGGCCGACGCGGGACTGACACCCCGCGCCAAGTCCCTTGCCGAGGCCGCCGGACGCGACACGGCCGACCCGCGCACCCGGGCCCGCCTCCAGGCCCTGCGCGCCCGTACGGCCTTCGCGGACGGGGACCCCGGCACCGCCCACGACCTGCTGCTCGGCGCCGCGGACACCATGGCGGGCACCGCGGGCGAGAGCCCCGGCGAGGCGCGGGTGGCGGCGGGCATGATGCTCGTGGACGCCGCGCGCAACGCCTGGCAGCTCGGCGACACCGCCCGCCTGCGCGCCGCCGCCGACCGCCTCGCGACGCTGCGGCCGCGCCCCGAGGACGGCCTCGGCCCGGCCGTGGCCGCGGTGACCGGGGCGGCCGTGTTCCTGGAGGCCGGGCCCGCGCTCGCCCTGCCCGCGCTGCGCACCCTGGTGGCCGACGGCCGCCGCAACCGCTCCGGGGCCCCGGCCCTGCGCGTCAACGCCGCCTTCGTCGCGGGGCTGGTCGGCGACTTCGACGCGGGGCGGGAGATCTCCGCCGCCGTCGCCGCCGACTGCCGGGCCCGGGGCGACCTCGGCTGGCTGCCGCTCGCCCATCTGACGCTGGCCGCGTCCGAGCTGTACCTCGGCCGGTTCCGTGACGCGGAGGCGACGGCCGTCGAGGGTCTGCGGGCCGCCGCCGACACCGGCCAGCCCCACCGGGCCGGTTATCTCCAGGGGATGCTCGCCTGGATTCTGGCCGTCCGCGGCGACCAGGCCGGCTCGGCCGAGCTCGCCGCCCGCTGCCACGACCACTTCGACGCCACGGGCATCGCCAACAGCCTGGCCTGGGCCGAGTGGGCGCTGGCCCTCGCGGACCTGGGGCAGGGCCGCTTCGCGGAGGCACTGGACCGCCTGGACGCGGCACAGGCGGGCCCGGTCCGCCGCCAGATCCAGAGCGTGTACTTCGCCCCGGACCGGGTCGAGGCCGCCGCCCGGCTCGCCCGGCCCGCCGACGAGCCCCTCGCCGCGTTCACGGAGTGGGCCGACGCCTCCGGTCTCGCCTGGGCCGACGCGGTACTGCACCGCTGCCGCGCCCTCGTGGAGCCCGACTGGGCCACCGCCCACGCCCTGTTCAGCAGGGCCGTCCGCCGCCACGCCGAGAGCGGCCGCCCCTGGGAGGCGGCCAGAACGCGCCTCCTCTTCGGAGAACGCCTGCGCAGGGAACGCCACAAGACGGAAGCCCGCCTCCAACTGGCCGCCGCGCTGGACACCTTCGAACGCCTGGGCGCGGTCCCCTGGGCGGACCGCGCCCGCGCCGAACTGCGCGCGGCCGGCGCGACGGCTCCCCTCCCGGACCGCGCCACGGACACCCTCGCCCGCCTCTCGCCCCAGGAACTCCAGATCGTCCGCCTGGCGGCCACGGGCATGACCAACCGCGAGATAGCCGCGCAGCTCTTCCTGAGCCCCAAGACCGTCAGCTACCACCTCTACCGGGCCTTCCCGAAGCTGAACGTCAGCAGCAGGGCCCAGCTGGCGGGGCTCGGCCTGACCGACTGA
- a CDS encoding TMEM165/GDT1 family protein, with translation MHLDPVAIVTAFGLIFLAELPDKTMFASLAMGTRMKPIYVWFGTSAAFAVHVAIAVGAGSLLGLLPGWIVKLVSGLMFLFGAFMLLRGGDDEDGEDEAGAKTVTGFWPVFGTAFMAVFIGEWGDLTQITTANLAATNGTLSTAIGSFIALISVSGLALIAGRFIAKRVPLKTVQRVGGICMLVLAVWSFVEIFA, from the coding sequence ATGCATCTCGACCCCGTGGCGATCGTCACCGCCTTCGGTCTGATCTTCCTGGCCGAACTCCCGGACAAGACCATGTTCGCCTCACTGGCCATGGGCACCCGGATGAAGCCGATCTACGTATGGTTCGGCACCTCCGCGGCGTTCGCCGTGCACGTCGCCATCGCGGTCGGCGCCGGCTCGCTGCTCGGGCTGCTGCCCGGCTGGATCGTGAAACTGGTCTCCGGCCTGATGTTCCTGTTCGGCGCCTTCATGCTGCTGCGCGGCGGGGACGACGAGGACGGGGAGGACGAGGCGGGCGCCAAGACCGTCACCGGGTTCTGGCCGGTGTTCGGCACCGCCTTCATGGCCGTGTTCATCGGTGAGTGGGGCGACCTGACCCAGATCACCACCGCCAACCTGGCCGCCACGAACGGCACCCTGTCGACCGCCATCGGCTCGTTCATCGCGCTGATCTCGGTCTCCGGTCTCGCGCTGATCGCGGGCCGCTTCATCGCCAAGCGGGTGCCGCTGAAGACGGTGCAGCGCGTGGGCGGCATCTGCATGCTCGTGCTCGCCGTCTGGTCGTTCGTGGAGATCTTCGCCTGA
- a CDS encoding ABC transporter ATP-binding protein encodes MTVRPLDSLDTSVVLESVSRSYPNGDGAVAALDEVTARFGHGTFTAVMGPSGSGKSTLLQCAAGLERPTSGRVVVAGQDLARLSDRKLTELRRDRIGFVFQAFNLMPSLTAEQNVALPLRLAGRRPDRAAVRRALAAVGLADRAGHRPAQLSGGQQQRVAVARALVTRPAVLFADEPTGALDASTGREVLRLLRTVVDRHAQTLVMVTHDPAAAACADRVLFLADGRVRDELTDPDPDSVVARMLLLEASC; translated from the coding sequence ATCACGGTGAGACCCCTCGACAGCCTGGACACCTCGGTGGTGTTGGAGTCCGTGAGCCGGAGCTATCCGAACGGCGACGGCGCGGTCGCCGCGCTCGACGAGGTGACGGCCCGGTTCGGCCACGGCACCTTCACCGCGGTGATGGGCCCGTCGGGTTCGGGCAAGTCGACGCTGTTGCAGTGCGCCGCCGGACTCGAACGGCCCACCTCGGGGCGGGTCGTCGTGGCCGGGCAGGACCTGGCGCGGCTGAGCGACCGGAAGCTGACCGAGCTGCGGCGGGACCGGATCGGTTTCGTCTTCCAGGCGTTCAACCTGATGCCGTCGCTGACGGCCGAGCAGAACGTCGCGCTGCCGCTGCGGCTGGCCGGGCGGCGGCCGGACCGCGCCGCGGTCCGGCGGGCGCTGGCCGCGGTGGGGCTCGCCGACCGGGCGGGACACCGGCCGGCCCAGCTCTCCGGCGGCCAGCAGCAGCGCGTCGCCGTCGCGCGGGCGCTGGTGACCCGGCCGGCCGTGCTGTTCGCGGACGAGCCGACCGGCGCGCTGGACGCGAGCACCGGCCGCGAGGTGCTGCGGCTGCTGCGGACCGTGGTCGACCGGCATGCGCAGACCCTGGTGATGGTCACCCATGATCCGGCGGCGGCGGCCTGCGCCGACCGGGTCCTCTTCCTCGCCGACGGGCGGGTCCGCGACGAACTCACCGACCCGGACCCCGACTCCGTCGTCGCGCGGATGCTGCTCCTGGAGGCGTCGTGCTGA
- a CDS encoding LemA family protein, which produces MGVIAGAVVVVLVVVVVWWVVRTYNRLVRLRNQTQASWAQIDVQLKRRHELIPNVVEGARGYAAHERATFEAVTAARGAAVNDGLGVTDRAAAEDALTATLGKLFALGESYPELKADQHFAAVQAELRSAEDKIAYARQFYNSAVQSYHTALESFPGNIVSGFGGGHGRREYFEAAGAPQEAVQVRFA; this is translated from the coding sequence ATGGGTGTCATCGCAGGTGCTGTCGTGGTGGTGCTGGTCGTGGTGGTCGTGTGGTGGGTCGTACGGACCTACAACCGGCTCGTCCGGCTGCGGAACCAGACACAGGCGTCATGGGCGCAGATCGATGTGCAGCTGAAGCGGCGGCACGAACTGATACCGAATGTCGTCGAGGGCGCGCGCGGGTACGCCGCCCACGAGAGGGCCACCTTCGAGGCGGTCACCGCCGCGCGCGGCGCGGCCGTGAACGACGGGCTCGGCGTCACCGACCGGGCGGCCGCCGAGGACGCGCTCACCGCGACGCTCGGCAAGCTCTTCGCGCTCGGCGAGAGCTACCCCGAGCTGAAGGCGGACCAGCACTTCGCCGCCGTGCAGGCCGAGTTGAGGTCCGCGGAGGACAAGATCGCGTACGCGCGGCAGTTCTACAACAGCGCCGTGCAGAGCTACCACACCGCCCTGGAGAGCTTCCCGGGCAACATCGTGTCCGGCTTCGGCGGCGGGCACGGGCGACGCGAGTACTTCGAGGCCGCGGGCGCACCGCAGGAAGCCGTCCAGGTGCGCTTCGCATGA
- a CDS encoding GTP-binding protein: MRTEALPVVLVGGLHADARRTVVKRLLTAVPGSVALHHDLATAGEGTVRRRVSDASGVLATGDAPLVADCACCALREDLVPELDRLAGDGTTRLAIVELWDSVEPKAMAEVVVAHSGDELVLTNVITAVSPALVLPCLGNGDDLAEAGLAAAATDRRTVADTFARQVEYAPVLALVDDPEADEQDHALLTQLHPTARRVDAASGELAALAFAGFDVEAAASAQHPACARLPQEADEAGVTTLVWHRTRPFHPERLYRALEDLCCAAARSRGRFWLADRPDSLLAWDCAGGALCVESAGPWLAALPDAGWEAMPPVRRAAAALDWHPEYGDRCQHLVFTSPGLDPDGIERLLGSCLLTDAEYAAGPEEWRRLPASFAPFLDA; this comes from the coding sequence ATGCGCACCGAAGCACTGCCGGTCGTCCTCGTCGGTGGACTGCACGCCGACGCCCGCCGAACCGTCGTCAAGCGTCTGCTGACGGCGGTTCCCGGGAGCGTCGCGCTGCACCACGACCTCGCGACCGCCGGGGAGGGGACCGTGCGGCGGCGCGTCAGCGACGCCTCGGGGGTCCTGGCCACGGGCGACGCGCCCCTCGTCGCCGACTGCGCGTGCTGCGCCCTGCGCGAGGACCTCGTACCGGAGCTGGACCGGCTGGCCGGGGACGGCACGACCCGGCTCGCCATCGTCGAGCTGTGGGACTCGGTCGAGCCGAAGGCCATGGCCGAGGTCGTCGTGGCGCACAGCGGTGACGAGCTGGTGCTCACCAACGTGATCACCGCGGTCTCCCCCGCCCTCGTACTGCCCTGCCTGGGCAACGGCGACGACCTGGCCGAGGCCGGACTGGCGGCCGCCGCGACGGACCGGCGCACGGTCGCCGACACCTTCGCCCGGCAGGTGGAGTACGCGCCCGTGCTCGCCCTGGTCGACGACCCGGAGGCGGACGAGCAGGACCACGCGCTGCTCACCCAGCTCCACCCCACCGCCCGCCGGGTCGACGCGGCGTCGGGCGAACTCGCGGCGCTCGCCTTCGCCGGGTTCGACGTGGAGGCGGCCGCCTCGGCCCAGCATCCCGCCTGCGCGCGGCTGCCCCAGGAGGCGGACGAGGCGGGCGTGACGACGCTGGTCTGGCACCGGACGCGGCCGTTCCACCCCGAACGGCTCTACCGGGCGCTGGAGGACCTCTGCTGCGCCGCCGCGCGCAGCCGGGGACGGTTCTGGCTCGCGGACCGGCCCGACAGCCTGCTCGCCTGGGACTGCGCGGGCGGGGCGCTGTGCGTGGAGAGCGCGGGACCCTGGCTGGCCGCGCTGCCCGACGCGGGCTGGGAGGCGATGCCGCCGGTGCGGCGCGCGGCCGCCGCCCTCGACTGGCATCCCGAGTACGGCGACCGCTGCCAGCACCTCGTCTTCACCTCGCCCGGCCTCGACCCCGACGGCATCGAGCGGCTCCTCGGCTCCTGCCTGCTCACCGACGCCGAGTACGCGGCCGGGCCGGAGGAATGGCGCCGCCTCCCGGCGTCGTTCGCGCCGTTCCTGGACGCCTGA
- a CDS encoding ABC transporter permease: MLTLALSTLRTRWVSFLGSFAALFLGTALIATTGQVLASTTGTPDRAPQRYAAAPVVVVPDGRITVHGRQGATRAPLAEPRGLAAGLAARFPGAVVDRVFPARLSGGPPAVGRPWSAARTAPQRITEGRAPAGSREIAVSTSARAAGAGAAVGDRVGVVTADGITRYTVVGVTTAGPQGTVFFSDARAATLSPRIDALALWQPAGRVRAALGDRADGARVLTGPDRALPDPTRAADDRARNDAATIAGIAGGFAAFVAAFVVSSTFAFAVSQRRREFALLRTVGATRRQVRRMVHAEAWCLAVVAAALGALAGPAATRPVLDRLIGLGAAPAWTVPSDSVVPSLVAFPTGVLVALLGAAAAARRAGRVTAAEALREAAVESRAMTPARWVLGAAALGTALTGMAVTAVGDPASAANNKTAMPNVMLLVAAAGLLAPVAVRPVTRLFAAPLERLRGATGTLVSASVRASARQTAMTAAPVLVTVGLAAALLGGAATGDSAKAAMRTEPVRADYLVLPDAGSDLDRQLVRRLEELPGVEVATAAPSSLYTLEGDTVLIRRPVEAVDPERLPAAVHVPLSAGSFADLDDHSVVASPTWGVGLGDRLRVWRADGSRATLTVVGLLSVDSPADAYTTRAHAFSALPTVAYVKLRAGTSPSAVEAALRTVTAGHNAHAVTRAAWASGLGTDGRPAARVGLLAVLAIILAYTTIALVNTVLMATADRAPERRALRLLGARRAQILRFVAAEALLVTGIGTVLAGATAAVALAGVWISLVRIAGPLGISLPWATVTAVAAGCALLAVLASAGAALLADRPARG; the protein is encoded by the coding sequence GTGCTGACCCTCGCCCTGAGCACGCTGCGCACCCGCTGGGTCTCCTTCCTCGGCAGCTTCGCCGCGCTCTTCCTCGGTACGGCGCTGATCGCCACGACGGGGCAGGTCCTGGCGAGCACGACCGGCACCCCCGACCGGGCGCCGCAGCGGTACGCCGCCGCGCCGGTCGTCGTCGTCCCCGACGGCCGGATCACCGTGCACGGCAGGCAGGGGGCGACCCGGGCGCCGCTCGCCGAGCCGCGCGGGCTGGCCGCCGGACTCGCCGCCCGGTTCCCCGGCGCGGTCGTGGACCGGGTCTTCCCCGCACGGCTCTCCGGGGGGCCGCCCGCCGTCGGCCGGCCCTGGTCGGCCGCCCGCACCGCACCGCAGCGGATCACCGAGGGCCGCGCCCCGGCGGGGAGCCGCGAGATCGCGGTGAGTACGTCGGCCCGTGCGGCCGGCGCCGGTGCGGCGGTCGGCGACCGGGTCGGTGTCGTCACCGCCGACGGGATCACGCGGTACACCGTGGTGGGGGTGACCACGGCGGGGCCGCAGGGCACGGTGTTCTTCAGCGACGCGCGCGCCGCGACGCTCTCGCCCCGGATCGACGCGCTGGCCCTGTGGCAGCCGGCCGGCCGGGTGCGGGCCGCTCTCGGCGACCGGGCGGACGGCGCCCGGGTGCTCACCGGCCCGGACCGGGCCCTTCCCGATCCGACCCGCGCCGCGGACGACCGGGCCCGCAACGACGCCGCCACGATCGCCGGGATCGCCGGCGGGTTCGCCGCGTTCGTCGCCGCGTTCGTCGTGTCGTCCACCTTCGCGTTCGCCGTGTCGCAGCGCCGCCGCGAGTTCGCGCTGCTGCGGACCGTCGGGGCGACCCGGCGTCAGGTGCGGCGGATGGTCCACGCCGAGGCGTGGTGCCTGGCGGTGGTTGCCGCCGCGCTGGGCGCGCTCGCCGGTCCTGCGGCCACCCGGCCGGTCCTGGACCGGCTGATCGGGCTCGGGGCGGCGCCCGCGTGGACCGTGCCGAGCGACTCGGTCGTCCCCTCGCTGGTCGCGTTCCCCACCGGTGTGCTGGTCGCGCTGCTCGGGGCGGCGGCCGCGGCGCGCCGGGCCGGGCGGGTGACCGCGGCGGAGGCGCTGCGCGAGGCCGCCGTCGAGTCGCGGGCGATGACGCCGGCGCGCTGGGTGCTGGGGGCGGCGGCGCTCGGCACGGCGCTGACCGGCATGGCCGTCACCGCGGTCGGCGACCCCGCGTCGGCCGCCAACAACAAGACCGCCATGCCCAACGTCATGCTGCTCGTCGCCGCCGCCGGGCTGCTCGCCCCGGTCGCGGTCCGCCCGGTCACCCGGCTGTTCGCCGCGCCGCTGGAACGGCTGCGCGGCGCGACCGGCACCCTGGTCTCCGCCTCCGTACGCGCGTCGGCCCGGCAGACCGCGATGACGGCGGCGCCGGTGCTGGTCACGGTCGGGCTGGCGGCCGCGCTGCTCGGCGGCGCCGCGACGGGCGACAGCGCGAAGGCGGCGATGCGCACCGAACCCGTACGGGCGGACTATCTGGTGCTCCCCGACGCGGGCTCCGACCTGGACCGTCAACTCGTGCGCCGGCTGGAGGAGTTGCCCGGCGTGGAGGTCGCCACGGCGGCGCCGTCCAGCCTCTACACCCTGGAGGGCGACACCGTCCTCATCCGGCGTCCGGTCGAGGCCGTCGACCCGGAGCGGCTCCCCGCCGCCGTCCATGTCCCTTTGTCAGCGGGCTCGTTCGCCGATCTCGACGATCACAGTGTCGTCGCCTCGCCCACCTGGGGCGTGGGGCTCGGCGACCGGCTGCGGGTGTGGCGGGCCGACGGCAGCAGGGCCACGCTCACGGTGGTCGGCCTGCTCTCCGTGGACTCCCCCGCCGACGCCTACACGACGCGCGCGCACGCCTTCTCGGCGCTGCCGACGGTCGCGTACGTGAAGCTGCGCGCCGGGACCTCTCCGTCCGCCGTCGAGGCCGCCCTGCGTACGGTCACGGCCGGTCACAACGCGCACGCCGTGACGCGGGCCGCATGGGCCTCCGGCCTCGGCACCGACGGCCGGCCGGCCGCCCGGGTCGGGCTGCTGGCGGTCCTCGCGATCATCCTCGCGTACACCACGATCGCGCTGGTCAACACGGTGCTGATGGCGACGGCCGACCGGGCGCCCGAGCGGCGGGCGCTCCGGCTGCTCGGCGCCCGGCGCGCCCAGATCCTGCGGTTCGTCGCGGCGGAGGCGCTGCTGGTCACGGGGATCGGCACCGTGCTGGCCGGCGCGACGGCGGCGGTCGCGCTGGCGGGCGTGTGGATCTCCCTGGTGCGGATCGCCGGCCCCCTCGGCATCAGCCTGCCGTGGGCGACGGTCACCGCGGTGGCCGCGGGCTGCGCGCTCCTCGCGGTCCTGGCCTCGGCCGGGGCGGCCCTGCTCGCCGACCGCCCCGCTCGCGGCTGA
- a CDS encoding TetR/AcrR family transcriptional regulator, whose translation MPGTVTKRRARTRQRLLAAAFDVFAEEGFGRSTVEQVCERAGFTRGAFYSNFSSLDELFLALWEERSARMLDDVRAALDGLDPADPEAAVRAAVEATPVHDAWYRITAEFTAHALRNPGLRRVMAAREEAIREAVLPVLVTALEQLGRRVTDRRALGDALVAVHDGTAVQVLLQPDDGAVRDRRHALFMNVLTAYSTPLESA comes from the coding sequence GTGCCCGGCACAGTGACGAAGCGGCGTGCGCGCACGCGGCAGCGGCTGCTGGCGGCCGCGTTCGACGTCTTCGCCGAAGAGGGCTTCGGCCGCTCCACGGTCGAACAGGTCTGTGAGCGGGCCGGGTTCACGCGGGGCGCCTTCTACTCCAATTTCTCCTCCCTCGATGAGCTGTTCCTCGCCTTGTGGGAAGAGCGGTCGGCGCGGATGCTCGACGATGTGCGGGCAGCGCTGGACGGTCTCGACCCGGCCGATCCCGAGGCGGCCGTGCGCGCGGCCGTCGAGGCGACCCCCGTGCACGACGCCTGGTACCGGATCACCGCCGAGTTCACGGCGCACGCCCTGCGCAATCCCGGCCTGCGGCGCGTGATGGCCGCCCGGGAGGAGGCCATCAGAGAAGCCGTGCTGCCGGTGCTCGTGACCGCGCTGGAGCAGCTGGGGCGGCGGGTCACCGACCGGCGGGCCCTGGGGGACGCGCTGGTCGCCGTGCACGACGGAACCGCCGTACAGGTGCTGCTCCAGCCCGACGACGGCGCCGTACGGGACCGCAGGCACGCCCTGTTCATGAACGTACTGACCGCCTACAGCACCCCCTTGGAGAGCGCATGA